A stretch of the Gossypium hirsutum isolate 1008001.06 chromosome D07, Gossypium_hirsutum_v2.1, whole genome shotgun sequence genome encodes the following:
- the LOC107955757 gene encoding abasic site processing protein YoqW isoform X1: MCGRARCTLRADDIPRACHRNDGPIRHVNMDRYRPSYNVGPGMNFPVVRRDDGSNTDGAGIVLHCMKWGLIPSFTKKSDKPDFFKMFNARSESVCEKASFRRLLPKSRCLVAVEGFYEWKKDVSKKQPYYIHFKDGRPLVFAALYDSWENSEGEKLHTFTILTTSASSTFQWLHDRMPVILGDKGSIDAWLNGSKTDMLLKPYENPDLVWYPVTPAIGKLSFEGPECVKEVPLKTQEKNSISKFLSTRKVEKEQESNMEQSVCDESVKTNLLNNLKEEPRSTDDTLASLTDKDHDLKSNVPVPSLGDVGKGQVKRDYDELLADTKPSKDEIETSPARKKGNIKGGGDKQPTLFSYFGKK, encoded by the exons ATGTGCGGAAGAGCTCGTTGTACTCTTCGCGCCGATGACATTCCCAGAGCTTGCCATCGCAATGATGGCCCCATCCGCCATGTTAACATGGACCG GTACCGTCCGTCGTATAATGTTGGCCCGGGAATGAATTTTCCTGTTGTTCGACGGGACGATGGATCTAATACCGATGGAGCAGGAATCGTTCTTCACTGCATGAAATGGGGACTAATCCCTAGTTTCACTAAGAAATCCGATAAGCCTGACTTTTTCAAGATg TTCAACGCTCGATCAGAGTCAGTATGTGAAAAGGCTTCTTTCCGGCGCCTCCTTCCTAAAAGCCGGTGCTTAGTGGCAGTTGAAGG GTTCTATGAGTGGAAGAAAGATGTTTCGAAGAAACAGCCATACTACATTCATTTCAAGGATGGTAGGCCTCTAGTGTTTGCTGCTCTTTATGATTCTTGGGAGAACTCTGAAG GTGAGAAACTTCACACTTTTACCATACTTACTACTTCCGCGTCATCAACTTTTCAGTGGCTTCATG ACAGGATGCCGGTAATTTTGGGTGACAAGGGATCAATAGATGCATGGCTAAATGGTTCTAAAACTGATATGCTGCTTAAACCATATGAAAATCCAGATTTG GTGTGGTATCCAGTAACCCCTGCAATTGGTAAGCTGTCTTTTGAAGGACCTGAGTGTGTTAAAGAG GTACCACTGAAGACACAAGAAAAGAATTCTATCTCAAAGTTCTTATCAACAAGGAAAGTTgaaaaggaacaagaatcaaacatGGAGCAAAGTGTGTGTGATGAATCTGTCAAAACAAATTTGCTGAATAACTTAAAGGAGGAACCTAGAAGCACAGATGATACACTTGCATCCTTAACAGATAAGGACCATGATTTAAAATCTAATGTTCCTGTTCCATCCCTTGGGGATGTAGGGAAGGGCCAAGTAAAAAGGGACTACGATGAGCTTTTAGCTGATACCAAGCCATCTAAAGATGAAATCGAAACAAGCCCAGCAAGGAAAAAGGGAAACAtcaaaggtggtggtgataagCAGCCAACACTATTTTCGTACTTCGGGAAAAAATAG
- the LOC107955757 gene encoding abasic site processing protein YoqW isoform X2 yields MCGRARCTLRADDIPRACHRNDGPIRHVNMDRYRPSYNVGPGMNFPVVRRDDGSNTDGAGIVLHCMKWGLIPSFTKKSDKPDFFKMFNARSESVCEKASFRRLLPKSRCLVAVEGFYEWKKDVSKKQPYYIHFKDGRPLVFAALYDSWENSEDRMPVILGDKGSIDAWLNGSKTDMLLKPYENPDLVWYPVTPAIGKLSFEGPECVKEVPLKTQEKNSISKFLSTRKVEKEQESNMEQSVCDESVKTNLLNNLKEEPRSTDDTLASLTDKDHDLKSNVPVPSLGDVGKGQVKRDYDELLADTKPSKDEIETSPARKKGNIKGGGDKQPTLFSYFGKK; encoded by the exons ATGTGCGGAAGAGCTCGTTGTACTCTTCGCGCCGATGACATTCCCAGAGCTTGCCATCGCAATGATGGCCCCATCCGCCATGTTAACATGGACCG GTACCGTCCGTCGTATAATGTTGGCCCGGGAATGAATTTTCCTGTTGTTCGACGGGACGATGGATCTAATACCGATGGAGCAGGAATCGTTCTTCACTGCATGAAATGGGGACTAATCCCTAGTTTCACTAAGAAATCCGATAAGCCTGACTTTTTCAAGATg TTCAACGCTCGATCAGAGTCAGTATGTGAAAAGGCTTCTTTCCGGCGCCTCCTTCCTAAAAGCCGGTGCTTAGTGGCAGTTGAAGG GTTCTATGAGTGGAAGAAAGATGTTTCGAAGAAACAGCCATACTACATTCATTTCAAGGATGGTAGGCCTCTAGTGTTTGCTGCTCTTTATGATTCTTGGGAGAACTCTGAAG ACAGGATGCCGGTAATTTTGGGTGACAAGGGATCAATAGATGCATGGCTAAATGGTTCTAAAACTGATATGCTGCTTAAACCATATGAAAATCCAGATTTG GTGTGGTATCCAGTAACCCCTGCAATTGGTAAGCTGTCTTTTGAAGGACCTGAGTGTGTTAAAGAG GTACCACTGAAGACACAAGAAAAGAATTCTATCTCAAAGTTCTTATCAACAAGGAAAGTTgaaaaggaacaagaatcaaacatGGAGCAAAGTGTGTGTGATGAATCTGTCAAAACAAATTTGCTGAATAACTTAAAGGAGGAACCTAGAAGCACAGATGATACACTTGCATCCTTAACAGATAAGGACCATGATTTAAAATCTAATGTTCCTGTTCCATCCCTTGGGGATGTAGGGAAGGGCCAAGTAAAAAGGGACTACGATGAGCTTTTAGCTGATACCAAGCCATCTAAAGATGAAATCGAAACAAGCCCAGCAAGGAAAAAGGGAAACAtcaaaggtggtggtgataagCAGCCAACACTATTTTCGTACTTCGGGAAAAAATAG